Proteins co-encoded in one Arachis hypogaea cultivar Tifrunner chromosome 13, arahy.Tifrunner.gnm2.J5K5, whole genome shotgun sequence genomic window:
- the LOC140177619 gene encoding phosphomevalonate kinase, peroxisomal-like, which yields MGFGVPALPFTFVAHLLAVAAIVMVLLWNIHFRGGLAWEATNKNLIFNFTVYTLHIYHNIGLSVSCLVFHTSIYFNQLLDATLNLERVLLAGVLGAGGFDAVFAVTLGDSRSNVTKTWSSLNVLALLVKEDPCGVSLESVDIRTNEITSAVSSIHIE from the exons ATGGGGTTCGGAGTTCCTGCTCTTCCATTTACCTTTGTGGCTCACCTTCTAGCGGTGGCTGCTATTGTCATGGTCTTGCTTTGGAACATACACTTCAGAGGTGGCTTAGCTTGGGAAGCTACCAACAAAAATCTCATATTCAAT TTTACAGTTTACACTTTACATATCTACCACAATATTGGTTTGTCAGTTTCTTGCTTAGTATTTCATACTAGTATTTACTTCAATCAACTTTTAGATGCTACACTAAACTTAGAAAGAGTGTTGTTGGCTGGAGTTCTAGGAGCAGGAGGATTTGATGCTGTCTTTGCTGTTACTTTGGGAGATTCAAGGAGTAATGTGACAAAAACATGGAGCTCACTCAATGTTCTTGCCCTTCTGGTTAAAGAAGATCCTTGTGGCGTTTCTTTAGAAAGTGTTGACATTAGAACAAATGAAATCACTTCAGCTGTATCTTCAATTCATATTGaataa